Below is a window of Acidobacteriota bacterium DNA.
GACCTGGGTTGCGGGACCGGTGTGGTCTCGGCGGCGTGGAGCCTCGCGTTCGCCTCGCCACCCCCCGTCACAGGCGTGGACCTCTCGCCATGGGCCATCGACGAGACTCGGTGGGTCTGGCGCGAACTCGGACTCAAGGGCAGCCCGAAACGGGGTAACGTCGTCGGCGCCTCGCTGCAAGACGGTGACGCCGTCGTGTTGGGATGGACCGTCAACGAAATCGATGACGACGCCCGCAAGACGCTTCTCGAGAACCTGCTGTCGGGCTCCCGCGGTCCGATCCTGATCCTCGAGCCGATCTCCCGACGCCTGGTTCCGTGGTGGCGGGAGTGGCAGGCTCGATTCGAGGAGCGGGGCGGCCGTTCGGACGAGTGGAAGTTCCGGACCGAGCTACCGGAACGGTTGAGACTTCTTGACCGGGCGGCGGGCCTCGATCACCAGCAACTTACTGCCCGGACGTTGTATCTCCCCGCTCAGAGACCGAGAACATC
It encodes the following:
- a CDS encoding class I SAM-dependent methyltransferase, with protein sequence MDLNSWYLKLEARHLRDRSFSEVRRSLQALSIAYVQRGGRERRATQGAGKRAAFALFYGTLHLVITRHVVAELGANRRRPRRIVDLGCGTGVVSAAWSLAFASPPPVTGVDLSPWAIDETRWVWRELGLKGSPKRGNVVGASLQDGDAVVLGWTVNEIDDDARKTLLENLLSGSRGPILILEPISRRLVPWWREWQARFEERGGRSDEWKFRTELPERLRLLDRAAGLDHQQLTARTLYLPAQRPRTSSP